The Podospora bellae-mahoneyi strain CBS 112042 chromosome 7, whole genome shotgun sequence genome includes a window with the following:
- a CDS encoding hypothetical protein (COG:T; EggNog:ENOG503NUA6), which produces MADQSSSEPSVAVPEQRLLADEPDSDHDITPKATPGPSQSREPPEPSSPRSPVARLKESLNKARPALFGDHLTNPFKYDDDDNTSENELLLDPNLPANYEDRHRPLPRHPPSSVRSHKRPSHDDGDAADALELDSLNSQDPLETSDHEEEVENSPYPEVRAAVSPYDDPTLPCNTIRAWTIGLSLIFLGASMNTLFSLRSPSISLGALIAQVIAWPLGHGWARFVPDYHVKIPFVKQKLRLNPGGFNIKEHAIIVVMASVSFGVAYATDIILAQKVFYKQDFGLMWQLLLTISTQSLGYGIAGMMRRFLVYPAGMIWPGNLVSVTLLNAMYEEEETTGGEGDGTVHGGKGVGVGGSMPRYRWFSVVTAVACVYYFVPGFLAQFLSSFAFVTWTAPENAVVNQLFGYSTGLSLLPITFDWTQISGFVGSPLIPPWHAIANTMIGVLTFFVFLAATLHYSGAWYSWYLPMSDSNTYDNTGKQYDVSRVLSPDYRLDEEAYKNYSPLFLSTTFALSYGLSFAAITSLIVYTYLHHGKTIWRQYKSSTTEKADIHMKLMRRYKEAPTWWYMSLFGLMLGLGFLTVLAWPTNMTWWAFLLAVFISFVFSLPIGIIQAVTNNQIGLNVLTEFVYGYIQPGRPLGLMIFKTFGYITMSQALTFVSDLKFGHYMKIPPRTMFMAQVVATTFSCFVQVFTLNYALNYIPGVCTPTQPEHFSCPGGKVFFSASVIWGLIGPARIFSPGQIYSSLFLFFILGAVTPVVIYLLARRRPKSWLRFLMAPLIFGGAGSIPPATPLNYLSWGIVGFVFQYWIKKKHFGWWSRLNFLTSSGLDLGLALATLVIFFVFTLNEIDPPKWWGNEVVTGTVDYKGTAVQMRVGAGESFGPTTW; this is translated from the exons ATGGCCGATCAATCTTCTTCAGAACCATCCGTCGCTGTCCCTGAACAACGTCTCCTCGCAGACGAACCAGATTCGGACCATGATATCACCCCCAAAGCAACACCGGGTCCTTCCCAGAGCCGTGAACCCCCAgaaccatcctctccccggAGCCCGGTAGCTCGCCTCAAGGAATCCCTCAACAAAGCTCGCCCCGCGCTCTTCGGCGACCACCTCACAAACCCCTTCAAGtacgatgatgacgacaatACCTCGGAGAACGAGCTGTTGCTAGACCCCAACCTGCCCGCCAATTACGAAGACCGTCACCGGCCTTTGCCCCGgcacccaccatcatctgTCCGCTCTCACAAACGCCCTTCCCACGATGACGGGGACGCAGCCGACGCCTTGGAGCTCGACTCGCTCAACTCTCAAGACCCACTAGAGACGTCCGACCacgaagaagaagtcgagaACTCACCCTACCCCGAGGTCCGCGCTGCTGTCTCACCATACGATGACCCAACGCTACCATGCAACACCATCCGTGCCTGGACCATTGGCCTCTCGCTCATCTTTCTCGGCGCAAGCATGAACaccctcttttctcttcgcTCACCATCCATCTCGTTGGGTGCCCTCATCGCCCAGGTCATTGCGTGGCCGCTGGGTCACGGCTGGGCAAGATTTGTCCCCGACTATCATGTCAAGATCCCGTTTGTCAAGCAGAAACTCCGTCTCAACCCCGGCGGATTCAATATCAAAGAACACGCCATCATTGTCGTCATGGCGAGTGTTTCTTTTGGTGTTGCCTACGCTACTGATATTATTCTCGCTCAAAAGGTGTTTTACAAGCAGGATTTTGGGCTGATGTGGCAGCTCCTCTTGACCATCTCAACCCAGAGCCTGGGGTATGGGATCGCGGGAATGATGAGACGGTTTTTGGTCTATCCAGCCGGCATGATCTGGCCTGGGAACTTGGTTAGTGTTACGCTTCTGAATGCCATgtacgaggaagaggaaacgacagggggagagggagatgggacgGTGCATGGCgggaaaggggtgggtgTAGGGGGGAGTATGCCTAGGTATAGGTGGTTTTCGGTCGTGACGGCGGTGGCATGCGTGTATTATTTTGTGCCAGGGTTTTTGGCGCAGTTTCTGAGCAGCTTTGCGTTTGTTACTTGGACGGCGCCCGAGAATGCGGTGGTGAATCAGTTGTTTGGATACAGTACTGGGCTGAGTCTGTTGCCCATTACGTTTGACTGGACGCAGATTAGTGGGTTTGTCGGGAGTCCTTTGATTCCGCCTTG GCACGCGATAGCAAATACCATGATCGGTGTGCTGACGTTCTTTGTGTTCCTGGCAGCGACGCTGCACTATAGCGGGGCGTGGTACTCGTGGTACTTGCCAATGAGCGACTCGAATACGTATGACAACACGGGGAAGCAGTATGATGTTTCGAGGGTGCTGTCGCCAGACTataggttggatgaggaggcgtaTAAAAATTATTCGCCTCTGTTTTTGAGCACCACGTTTGCGCTGTCGTATGGGTTGTCTTTTGCGGCGATCACGAGCTTGATTGTGTATACGTACTTGCACCATGGGAAGACGATTTGGAGGCAGTATAAGAGCAGTACGACGGAGAAGGCGGATATCCATATGAAGCTGATGAGGAGGTATAAGGAGGCGCCGACGTGGTGGTATATGAGTCTGTTTGGGCTG ATGCTTGGACTCGGCTTCTTGACCGTGTTGGCATGGCCGACGAACATGACTTGGTGGGCGTTCTTGTTGGCGGTCTTCATCTCCTTCGTCTTCTCGTTACCAATCGGTATCATCCAGGCTGTGACAAACAACCAGATTGGCCTGAATGTTCTGACGGAGTTTGTCTATGGGTATATCCAGCCTGGACGCCCATTGGGTCTCATGAT CTTCAAAACCTTTGGCTACATCACCATGTCCCAAGCCCTCACCTTCGTCTCCGACCTCAAATTCGGCCACTACATGAAGATCCCACCCCGCACCATGTTCATGGCCCAAGTCGTagccaccaccttctcctgcttcGTCCAAgtcttcaccctcaactACGCCCTCAACTACATACCCGGTGTCTGcacccccacccaaccaGAACACTTCAGCTGTCCCGGAGGAaaagtcttcttctccgcctcggTCATCTGGGGTCTCATCGGCCCAGCCAGGATCTTCTCCCCCGGACAAATctactcctccctcttcctcttcttcatcctcggcgcCGTCACACCAGTGGTGATTTATCTCCTCGCCCGACGACGCCCAAAGTCATGGTTACGCTTCCTCATGGCACCACTTATCTTCGGAGGAGCGGGCTCGATCCCACCGGCTACGCCATTGAACTATCTAAGCTGGGGGATTGTAGGTTTTGTGTTCCAGTATtggatcaagaagaagcattttggttggtggtcgaggttgaaTTTCTTGACGTCTAGTGGGTTGGACTTGGGGCTGGCGCTGGCAACGCTGGTGATCTTCTTTGTGTTTACGCTGAATGAGATTGATCCGCCGAAGTGGTGGGGGAACGAGGTTGTCACGGGCACGGTGGATTATAAGGGGACGGCGGTGCAGATGAGGGTTGGGGCGGGAGAGAGTTTTGGGCCTACGACGTGGTAG